Proteins from one Desulfonema limicola genomic window:
- a CDS encoding MerR family DNA-binding transcriptional regulator — translation MKKNDYGIGEVTHLTGVTVKQLRYWEDKEFIPEPARIVCGERAYRR, via the coding sequence ATGAAAAAAAACGATTACGGAATAGGGGAAGTTACTCACCTTACAGGCGTTACAGTTAAGCAGTTAAGGTATTGGGAAGATAAAGAATTTATCCCTGAACCTGCCAGGATTGTCTGCGGTGAAAGAGCTTATCGCAGATAA